From the genome of Streptobacillus canis, one region includes:
- a CDS encoding PTS transporter subunit IIC translates to MSEIVQYILGISPSILLPIIIIIMSLFMKMRLKDALISGITLAIAFTSISLVIEFMFNTISPVALRFVEYTNIKLDVIDLGFSPMVTISFAWPFAIIIFPLQIVLNLILIHFDQTNILNVDIFNIWTKVFTAAIVTVLSGSVLFGFISATIQIIAELKVAEKIRRRTDEITGMESTTTTHVSILQCILMYPISEFLDKIPFIRDTELDIDHLKNKIGVFGEDSVMGFIIGMILSIFSGYSILESVEIAVKLAATLVLLPMIAGMFVKALNPVSEVAKNFMENKYKHKDIVIGLDWPILGSAPELWIVSVLLIPVTLMLALIFSKLGFSSILPLPGIVNPVIVVPALIVANRNLLKMLILGTIITPIYLMVSTNIAPAITQLSKSIGGIGNKGQLISYYGFESPFFRWAMIKFFEFKIYGVVAFILIILLYIFFYKNFDRR, encoded by the coding sequence ATGTCAGAAATAGTCCAATATATTTTAGGTATTAGTCCTAGCATACTATTACCTATCATTATTATAATTATGTCATTGTTTATGAAGATGCGTCTGAAAGATGCTTTAATTTCAGGTATTACACTTGCAATAGCATTTACATCGATTTCACTTGTAATAGAATTTATGTTTAATACTATTTCGCCTGTTGCTTTAAGGTTTGTAGAGTACACTAATATTAAACTTGACGTAATAGATTTAGGATTTTCTCCTATGGTAACTATATCGTTTGCTTGGCCTTTTGCGATTATAATATTTCCGTTACAAATTGTATTAAATTTAATATTAATTCATTTTGATCAAACAAATATTTTAAATGTTGATATCTTTAATATATGGACTAAGGTTTTTACAGCAGCTATAGTTACAGTATTATCTGGTAGTGTTTTATTTGGTTTTATTTCTGCAACTATACAAATTATTGCAGAACTTAAAGTAGCAGAAAAAATTAGAAGAAGAACAGATGAAATTACCGGGATGGAATCTACAACGACAACACATGTTTCTATACTTCAATGTATATTAATGTACCCAATTAGTGAGTTTTTAGATAAAATACCATTTATTAGAGATACTGAACTTGATATAGATCATTTAAAAAATAAGATAGGTGTATTTGGTGAAGATTCAGTAATGGGATTTATTATAGGTATGATACTTTCGATTTTTTCAGGATATTCAATACTTGAAAGTGTCGAAATTGCAGTAAAGCTTGCTGCAACATTAGTACTTTTACCAATGATTGCAGGAATGTTTGTCAAAGCTTTAAATCCAGTATCAGAAGTTGCTAAAAATTTTATGGAAAATAAATATAAACATAAAGATATAGTGATAGGTCTTGACTGGCCTATATTAGGATCTGCACCAGAATTATGGATAGTTTCAGTATTGTTAATCCCAGTAACTTTAATGCTAGCTTTAATTTTTTCAAAGCTTGGATTTAGTAGTATATTACCTCTTCCAGGAATTGTAAATCCTGTGATAGTAGTTCCTGCTTTAATAGTAGCTAATAGAAATTTACTTAAAATGCTAATACTTGGAACAATAATTACTCCTATATATTTGATGGTTTCAACTAATATAGCTCCTGCTATTACTCAACTTTCAAAGAGTATAGGAGGAATAGGAAATAAGGGACAATTAATTAGTTACTATGGTTTTGAAAGTCCTTTTTTTAGATGGGCTATGATAAAATTTTTTGAATTTAAAATTTATGGAGTGGTTGCATTTATATTAATCATATTACTATATATCTTTTTTTATAAGAATTTTGATAGAAGGTGA
- the cls gene encoding cardiolipin synthase translates to MSTITKTSKKSFFKLVFSRTLVVTVLLLLELALVLMSVMWLGKNMYILIGSSRIISFGMIVYLINNRQNANVKLVWILLILLLPLFGICLYWFVKLDFGSRMMKKRIVEIQAQTKNLLVQKQEILNKVRDEKEYELRNIARYIKNTGGYNLYQDSEVKYYSLGEYMFLDMLLALKEAKKFIFIEYFIIEQGKMWNSIVEILKQKVLEGVEVRVMYDGTCEYTTLDRDYPKELILHGIKAQTFSPVTPFVSTHYNNRDHRKIMVIDGKIGFTGGVNLADEYINEIVKHGHWKDTGIRIMGDAVKTLTLMFLQSWNLFDYESKEYSKYLDISHDIKNDGYIIPYGDEPFDNELLGQNVYIDIINNAKEYVYIMTPYLIIDNEMTAAMKLAAIKGVDIRLILPYIPDKETPFALAHSHYAELMDAGVKIYEYNPGFVHAKMFISDDIKAVVGTINLDYRSLYHHFENAVYMYKMDVIKDIKEDFEDTFKKSHIVSHRELKNDKLTRKIIGKLTKIFAPLL, encoded by the coding sequence ATGTCAACAATAACAAAAACAAGTAAAAAGAGTTTTTTTAAGTTAGTTTTTAGTAGAACCTTAGTTGTAACAGTGTTATTATTACTAGAATTAGCTCTAGTATTAATGTCTGTAATGTGGTTAGGCAAAAACATGTATATACTAATAGGAAGTAGTAGAATTATCAGTTTTGGTATGATAGTTTATTTAATAAATAATAGACAAAATGCTAATGTTAAATTAGTTTGGATATTATTAATATTACTTTTACCTTTATTTGGAATATGTCTTTATTGGTTTGTTAAATTAGATTTTGGAAGTAGAATGATGAAAAAGAGAATAGTTGAGATTCAAGCACAAACTAAAAATCTTTTAGTTCAAAAACAAGAGATACTTAATAAAGTAAGAGATGAAAAAGAATATGAATTAAGAAATATTGCAAGATATATCAAAAATACTGGTGGATATAACCTATATCAAGATAGTGAAGTTAAGTATTATTCATTAGGTGAATATATGTTCTTAGATATGTTATTAGCATTAAAAGAAGCAAAGAAATTCATATTTATAGAATACTTTATTATAGAACAAGGTAAAATGTGGAATTCTATTGTAGAGATATTAAAACAAAAAGTTCTAGAGGGTGTAGAAGTAAGAGTAATGTATGATGGAACTTGTGAATACACGACTTTAGATAGAGATTATCCAAAAGAATTGATATTACATGGAATAAAAGCACAAACTTTCTCACCAGTAACACCATTTGTTTCAACACACTATAACAATAGAGATCATAGAAAAATTATGGTTATAGATGGTAAGATAGGATTTACTGGAGGAGTAAACTTAGCTGATGAATATATTAATGAAATAGTTAAACATGGTCATTGGAAAGATACTGGTATTAGAATAATGGGAGATGCAGTTAAAACACTTACATTAATGTTCTTACAATCATGGAACTTATTTGATTATGAAAGTAAAGAATATTCTAAATACTTAGATATTTCTCATGATATTAAAAATGATGGATACATAATTCCTTATGGAGATGAACCATTTGATAATGAATTATTAGGTCAAAATGTATATATTGATATTATTAATAATGCAAAAGAATATGTATATATTATGACACCATATTTAATTATTGATAATGAAATGACAGCTGCTATGAAACTTGCAGCAATTAAAGGTGTGGATATTAGATTAATATTACCATATATACCAGATAAAGAAACACCTTTTGCTCTAGCTCATAGCCATTATGCTGAACTTATGGATGCAGGAGTTAAGATATATGAATATAACCCAGGATTTGTACATGCTAAGATGTTTATTTCAGATGATATAAAGGCTGTAGTAGGAACTATAAACTTAGATTATAGAAGTCTATATCATCATTTTGAAAATGCAGTATATATGTATAAAATGGATGTTATTAAAGATATTAAAGAAGACTTTGAAGATACATTCAAAAAATCACATATTGTTTCACATAGAGAATTAAAAAATGATAAATTAACAAGAAAAATAATAGGAAAATTAACGAAAATTTTCGCACCATTGCTATAA
- a CDS encoding undecaprenyl-diphosphate phosphatase — MLLDILKVFILSLIEAFTEFIPVSSTGHMILADKYINLSSNKEFVTAFQVIIQLGAILAVVVIFFKKLYPFMYKGEKRKSLLVLWSKIIVAVLPAVVLGLLFDDYIEEHFFNATIVASMLLVYGILLIFIESKNRRASINNLANITYPVALAIGLFQCLAMIPGTSRSAATIIGAMFLGLSRVAATEFSFFLAIPTMLGATTLKLIKIGSLLSGYELFLIFLGLIFTFIMSLMIINSFLKYIKKHDFKVFGYYRIVIAILILLDIYVW; from the coding sequence ATGTTATTAGATATTTTAAAGGTCTTTATACTTTCGCTAATTGAGGCGTTTACAGAGTTTATACCTGTAAGTTCAACTGGACATATGATACTTGCTGATAAATACATTAATTTATCAAGCAACAAGGAGTTTGTTACAGCATTTCAGGTAATAATACAACTTGGAGCAATACTTGCTGTTGTGGTAATCTTTTTTAAGAAACTTTATCCTTTTATGTATAAAGGAGAAAAAAGGAAAAGTTTACTTGTACTTTGGTCTAAAATAATAGTAGCTGTATTACCTGCGGTGGTTTTAGGTTTACTGTTTGATGACTATATTGAAGAACATTTCTTTAATGCAACTATAGTTGCTTCTATGCTTTTAGTTTATGGGATACTTTTAATATTTATTGAAAGTAAAAATAGGAGAGCAAGTATAAATAATCTTGCCAATATTACTTATCCTGTGGCTCTTGCTATAGGACTATTTCAATGTCTTGCAATGATACCTGGGACTTCACGTTCTGCAGCAACAATAATAGGAGCGATGTTTTTAGGATTAAGTAGAGTGGCAGCAACAGAATTTTCTTTCTTTTTAGCAATTCCAACTATGCTTGGAGCAACAACTTTAAAATTAATAAAAATTGGATCACTATTAAGTGGATATGAGTTATTCTTAATATTTTTAGGATTAATATTTACATTCATAATGTCTTTAATGATAATAAATTCTTTCTTAAAATACATTAAGAAGCATGATTTTAAAGTATTTGGATATTATAGAATAGTGATAGCAATATTAATACTTTTAGATATATATGTGTGGTAA
- a CDS encoding GNAT family N-acetyltransferase yields the protein MKIRKALLSDVEKIGIFHYETFKETYKGLLSEKLLSNLNLDKIILSKKSRLEDIYIAEIESEVIAFILFSKKSRYNENYSEIEAIYVGKNYRSNKVGQELVELVDKELNKSILVYVLKNNVRAIKFYEKMGFVLTGNERKEGEIETFEMLKEK from the coding sequence ATGAAAATTAGAAAAGCTTTATTATCTGATGTAGAAAAAATAGGGATATTTCATTACGAAACATTTAAGGAAACATATAAAGGATTATTAAGTGAAAAACTATTATCAAATTTAAATTTAGATAAAATAATTTTATCAAAAAAATCAAGATTAGAAGATATATACATTGCTGAAATAGAGAGTGAAGTTATAGCCTTTATTCTATTTTCTAAAAAAAGTAGATATAATGAAAATTATTCTGAAATAGAAGCTATATATGTTGGGAAAAACTATCGTTCTAATAAAGTTGGACAAGAATTAGTAGAATTAGTTGATAAAGAATTAAATAAGAGTATATTAGTTTATGTTTTAAAAAATAATGTTAGAGCAATAAAGTTTTACGAAAAAATGGGATTTGTTTTGACAGGTAATGAAAGAAAAGAAGGTGAAATAGAAACCTTTGAAATGTTAAAGGAAAAATAA
- the pip gene encoding prolyl aminopeptidase — protein MIKEIVSSEIKDLLTLHSEEYSEKGYYLENDGHEIYYEVSGNEEGIPVVFVHGGPGSPMGDYAKRFFDKDKYRIIVIDQRGCGKSKPFAKMEGNNTFALIDDMEKIREKLGIEKWVVFGGSWGSTLSLVYSITHPERVKKIVLRGIFLARDEDVNWLYKEGASYFYPEEFDKFVAPLTEEERKNPVESYLKYLQMDMEIAKKYAKVWSDWEHSCVRLIRKDNLSEISQADISMAIIECVYFNNNSFLPTKNYILENVDKIKDIEIDIVHGRYDVDCRLIGAYELYKNLNNAKLYIVQDAGHSSLEKGITHKLMEIMEEYSER, from the coding sequence ATGATAAAAGAAATAGTTAGTTCAGAAATAAAAGACCTTTTAACACTACATAGTGAAGAATATAGTGAAAAAGGTTATTATTTAGAAAATGATGGGCATGAAATATATTATGAAGTTAGTGGTAATGAAGAAGGTATACCAGTTGTATTTGTACATGGTGGGCCTGGATCACCTATGGGTGATTATGCAAAAAGATTTTTTGATAAAGATAAATATAGAATAATAGTAATAGATCAAAGAGGATGTGGAAAAAGTAAACCTTTTGCTAAAATGGAAGGTAATAATACTTTTGCATTAATTGATGATATGGAAAAAATAAGAGAGAAACTAGGAATTGAAAAATGGGTAGTATTTGGAGGTTCTTGGGGGTCAACTTTATCTTTAGTATATAGTATTACTCATCCTGAAAGAGTTAAAAAAATAGTGTTAAGAGGAATATTTTTAGCTAGAGATGAAGATGTAAATTGGCTATATAAAGAAGGTGCAAGCTATTTTTATCCAGAAGAATTTGATAAGTTTGTTGCTCCTCTTACAGAAGAAGAAAGAAAAAATCCAGTTGAGTCATATTTAAAATATCTACAAATGGATATGGAAATTGCTAAAAAATATGCAAAAGTTTGGTCAGATTGGGAGCATTCTTGTGTAAGACTTATTAGAAAAGATAATTTAAGTGAAATATCACAAGCAGATATTTCAATGGCAATAATAGAATGTGTTTATTTTAATAATAATTCATTTTTACCAACTAAAAACTATATTTTAGAAAATGTAGATAAAATAAAGGATATAGAGATAGATATAGTTCATGGTAGATATGATGTAGATTGTAGATTAATAGGAGCTTATGAGCTATATAAAAATCTTAATAATGCAAAACTATATATAGTTCAAGATGCAGGACATTCTAGTCTTGAAAAAGGTATTACACATAAATTAATGGAAATAATGGAGGAATATAGTGAAAGATAA
- a CDS encoding alpha/beta hydrolase fold domain-containing protein, translating to MEIRRPKIEGYKIGNLSPNVKFTKELKVKESEKRGIKEFNSSLEKMRSEMWYPNKDITTVHIKNEIKKVEGIRVVKYSVDEENKEKLIIFFHGGGYYGGSTDTIHYTCRYMAEKTGSTVVSVDYSLAPEFPFPTSIEEGYTILKYYENRYESIYLGGDSAGGGLACSVVIKDIEENTKIADGLIMYYPVLLIDLKDNCREDFIWDIKEYDIDETSPDAGLMKSESSGLKYAMPYIKDMYIKTNEAKENYYISQINAPDSVLRQFPKTLIFTVEYDYLRLEAEYFHKRLRENAVKSIGIRYAGEVHAFIDKTGYNDNIIDSIDEIREFIK from the coding sequence ATGGAAATAAGAAGACCTAAGATAGAAGGGTATAAAATAGGTAATCTTTCTCCTAATGTTAAATTCACAAAAGAATTAAAAGTTAAAGAATCTGAAAAAAGGGGAATAAAAGAATTTAATTCATCACTTGAGAAAATGAGATCTGAAATGTGGTATCCAAATAAGGATATAACAACAGTTCATATTAAGAACGAGATAAAAAAAGTAGAGGGAATTAGAGTTGTTAAATATTCGGTGGATGAAGAAAATAAAGAAAAACTAATAATATTTTTCCATGGTGGAGGATATTATGGAGGTTCAACAGATACTATACATTATACATGTAGATATATGGCTGAAAAAACAGGATCAACTGTAGTATCAGTAGATTATTCTTTAGCACCAGAATTTCCATTTCCTACTTCTATAGAAGAGGGATATACTATACTAAAATATTATGAAAATAGATATGAAAGTATTTATCTTGGTGGAGATAGTGCAGGTGGTGGACTTGCATGTTCTGTAGTAATTAAAGATATAGAGGAAAATACTAAGATAGCTGATGGGTTAATCATGTATTATCCAGTTTTACTTATAGATCTTAAAGATAATTGTAGAGAAGATTTTATATGGGATATTAAAGAGTATGATATAGATGAAACTAGTCCTGATGCAGGTTTAATGAAATCAGAATCTAGTGGTTTAAAATATGCTATGCCATATATTAAAGATATGTATATTAAAACTAATGAAGCTAAAGAGAATTACTATATCTCTCAAATAAATGCACCAGACAGCGTGTTAAGACAATTTCCTAAAACTTTAATATTTACTGTTGAATATGATTATTTAAGACTAGAAGCGGAATATTTCCACAAAAGACTTAGAGAAAATGCAGTAAAATCTATTGGGATTAGATATGCTGGTGAAGTGCATGCCTTTATAGATAAAACAGGATATAATGACAATATCATAGATAGTATAGATGAAATTAGGGAGTTCATAAAATGA
- a CDS encoding helix-hairpin-helix domain-containing protein: MRKLKYVLITLLILFVFNFIKGIFGFETHGGDVPRVEINEEIVFQDEKNADKLFDINTVGYEDIVGNGISSKEAYKILEYRDFVGYIDNVDYLIRARGINKGNIDRIKKNFYVEETEEKEYVKHNINALDEDGLYMLGFSKQDVKTILDLRNSGEIKSDLDLKGKVNMNIVSKHIQF, translated from the coding sequence GTGAGAAAATTAAAATATGTTTTAATTACATTATTAATATTATTTGTATTTAATTTCATTAAAGGAATATTTGGATTTGAAACTCATGGAGGTGACGTGCCTCGTGTTGAAATTAATGAAGAAATAGTATTTCAAGATGAGAAGAATGCAGATAAATTATTTGATATTAACACTGTAGGTTATGAAGATATAGTTGGAAATGGAATTTCGAGTAAAGAAGCTTACAAAATACTTGAATATAGGGATTTTGTTGGGTATATTGATAATGTAGATTACTTAATTAGAGCTAGAGGTATAAACAAAGGTAATATAGATAGAATAAAGAAAAACTTTTATGTAGAAGAAACAGAAGAAAAAGAATATGTTAAACATAATATTAATGCCTTAGATGAAGATGGCTTGTATATGCTTGGATTTTCAAAACAAGATGTTAAAACTATTCTAGATTTAAGAAATTCTGGAGAGATTAAATCAGATCTTGATTTAAAAGGAAAAGTAAATATGAATATAGTTAGTAAACATATACAGTTTTAG
- a CDS encoding coproporphyrinogen III oxidase: protein MKIKSNYEINENKWNEFIYVFFKENEDEVYIEVKEDEEYIHISANNGEKSIEYKLEKMIDNQIEVMLKACLLKLYDIYVPWGSLVGVRPTKLVRKLLKDNDYEKIVKVLQEIYLVSSEKSNLLIEVVKNSIDFLDDKTIGIYIGLAFCPTKCTYCSFPAYLKKGKYEQRYEEYFQTLLREIREVGSLCKELNLEINSIYVGGGTPSYLSIEELNELLVTIKEYIDMKSLKEYTFEAGRIDTLDSQKLTMLKDFDVTRISINPQSFKDSTLKLVNRYHNIDKLNEVYMEAKRLKLDINMDFIIGLPRENTEDVLNTLEKFKQYDPENVTFHYLAMKKASILTKSKYFEEDALDHKLITQKITEIMREKQYFPYYMYRQKSSSIDGENMGYCKEGKQLIYNIEMIEEYKTIISIGAGAITKLIKDDIIKRLINPKDPLMWIDEFEDRLNEKKKEIRGLM from the coding sequence ATGAAGATAAAATCAAATTATGAGATAAATGAGAATAAATGGAATGAATTTATTTATGTATTCTTTAAAGAAAATGAAGATGAAGTATATATTGAAGTAAAAGAGGATGAAGAGTATATACATATTTCTGCAAATAATGGAGAAAAAAGCATTGAATACAAATTAGAAAAAATGATAGATAATCAAATAGAAGTTATGCTTAAAGCATGTTTATTAAAGCTATATGATATATATGTTCCATGGGGTTCTTTAGTTGGAGTAAGGCCAACAAAACTTGTTAGAAAATTACTTAAAGATAACGATTATGAGAAGATAGTTAAAGTATTACAAGAAATATATTTAGTAAGTTCTGAAAAATCAAACTTGTTAATAGAGGTAGTTAAGAATTCAATTGATTTCTTAGATGATAAAACTATAGGTATATATATTGGACTTGCATTTTGTCCTACAAAATGCACCTATTGTTCTTTCCCTGCGTATCTAAAAAAGGGGAAATATGAACAAAGATATGAAGAATACTTTCAAACTTTACTTAGAGAGATTAGGGAAGTTGGTTCTCTATGTAAAGAATTAAATCTTGAGATAAATAGTATATATGTAGGTGGAGGAACTCCAAGTTATTTATCAATAGAGGAATTAAACGAACTCTTAGTAACTATTAAAGAATATATAGACATGAAATCTTTAAAAGAATATACTTTTGAAGCAGGAAGAATAGATACATTAGATAGTCAAAAACTTACTATGCTTAAAGACTTTGATGTTACAAGAATAAGTATTAATCCACAATCATTTAAGGATTCAACTTTAAAACTTGTAAATAGATATCATAACATAGATAAACTTAATGAAGTATATATGGAAGCAAAAAGATTGAAATTAGACATTAATATGGATTTCATAATAGGACTTCCACGTGAAAATACAGAAGATGTATTAAATACTTTAGAAAAGTTTAAACAGTATGATCCAGAAAATGTAACTTTCCACTATTTAGCTATGAAGAAAGCATCAATTCTTACTAAAAGTAAATATTTTGAAGAAGATGCCTTAGATCATAAATTAATAACTCAAAAGATAACAGAAATAATGAGAGAAAAACAATATTTCCCCTACTATATGTACAGACAAAAGAGTTCTAGTATAGATGGAGAAAATATGGGATATTGTAAGGAAGGAAAGCAATTAATTTACAATATAGAGATGATAGAAGAATACAAGACTATCATATCTATAGGTGCTGGAGCTATAACTAAATTAATTAAAGATGATATAATAAAGAGGCTTATAAATCCTAAAGATCCACTTATGTGGATAGATGAATTTGAAGATAGACTAAATGAAAAGAAAAAAGAAATTAGGGGGCTAATGTGA
- a CDS encoding Cof-type HAD-IIB family hydrolase encodes MKDKIKLIAIDFDGTFLDDSHFKQDLSYVEKLREKNLSQEIVFASGRATAGIVELVKRIKMTDMVRYIIGHNGAEIYDLKENKIIYQECIEDDLAFGIIKLLEEKGLNTPISFHDWDNFYTYKNEGVYTELVELEKKVNFVNLINIDDPKDFPEHKIKLMVFTKDTEELNLVYDIIAKSEFNDKVTQARSGFFLDELTKKGINKAKGLEVLCSKLNIDLKDVLAFGNAENDLDMLLEVGYGFAMKNAEKIVLDKIERVTKYTNNEFGVEREIIEFLGI; translated from the coding sequence GTGAAAGATAAGATAAAATTAATAGCTATAGACTTTGATGGAACTTTCTTAGATGACAGTCATTTCAAACAAGACTTAAGTTATGTAGAAAAATTAAGAGAGAAGAACCTTAGTCAAGAGATAGTATTTGCAAGTGGAAGAGCAACTGCAGGTATAGTTGAACTTGTTAAAAGAATAAAAATGACTGATATGGTAAGATACATAATTGGACATAATGGTGCTGAAATTTATGACCTTAAAGAAAATAAGATAATATATCAAGAATGTATAGAGGATGATTTAGCTTTTGGTATAATAAAACTATTAGAAGAAAAAGGACTTAATACTCCAATAAGTTTCCATGATTGGGATAATTTCTATACATATAAAAATGAGGGTGTATATACAGAACTTGTTGAACTTGAGAAAAAAGTTAATTTTGTAAATTTAATAAATATAGATGACCCTAAAGATTTCCCTGAACACAAGATAAAACTTATGGTATTTACTAAAGATACTGAGGAATTAAATTTAGTATATGATATTATTGCTAAAAGTGAATTTAATGATAAGGTTACTCAAGCTAGAAGTGGTTTCTTTTTAGATGAATTAACTAAAAAAGGGATTAATAAAGCAAAAGGTCTTGAGGTATTATGTTCAAAATTAAATATAGATTTAAAAGATGTACTTGCATTTGGAAATGCTGAAAATGATTTAGATATGTTACTTGAAGTAGGTTATGGTTTTGCTATGAAAAATGCAGAAAAGATAGTTTTAGACAAAATAGAGAGAGTTACAAAATATACTAATAATGAATTTGGTGTAGAAAGAGAAATAATAGAATTTTTAGGAATATAA